Proteins from a genomic interval of Siniperca chuatsi isolate FFG_IHB_CAS linkage group LG10, ASM2008510v1, whole genome shotgun sequence:
- the nfatc2a gene encoding nuclear factor of activated T-cells, cytoplasmic 2 isoform X7, giving the protein MTSFYDEKDLEEELSRVNCPDDDLEFEYLFEYEPPCSDFSGGDQDDPNLASHKVLSPESEQAFPLEEASPYGIKSCSPSYSEHNTEVLSGYENQEPRNYLDGTRPAGLALSPRIEITPSREHYNHGRDSLQNHLLNISPRPTLTVPGHENLAYREPQCLSPASSNSSTSWHSENYSPWASPCVSPSSGQNPGDLCPRLQNIHTGSPGTSPRTSLAEDGCLRPRSPSPRPGSRNTSPQGKRTYDMYRNPGLVPGHRSRSPSPLSGHEDHNIGAHYTHSSLADAMNGFGSGQPGLVPTKIVKTSNQIYTLYPENHVEGNYLVSCDQDLKTKPAAEPFFVIPPIWSKPLVSSICSIPVASLPPLEWPIPRRTDQYELHIEVQPKPHHRAHYETEGSRGAVKATTGGHPVVQLHGYRGKEPLGLQIFIGTADERILKPHAFYQVHRITGKTVTTTSFEKIIHGTKVLEIPLEPKNNMKAIIDCAGILKLRNADIELRKGETDVGRKNTRVRLVFRVHIPQPGGQHVSLQVASHPIECSQRSAHELPMVEKQDMDSCSVLGGQQMILTGQNFSSDSKVIFMEKTQDGQQIWEMEATVDKDKSQPSMLFVEVPSYRDTSVCHSVKVNFYVINGKRKRSQPQHFTYTPLASPSIKTEPIDEYEADHMGFAMPQILGLSPHPYYNNPRSVLHPDNGLVSGMASCQRLSSSLPSQDTRFQQQSPAIVFSRGGKSLSGSPGLYQQTGGMMPDPHRSVLVHTGSPAQSVGPIGAGQHPSIIQFSPTNHHLLRAEDPQALTAPQPDNQQIIYCDGYSPQAAAAHSPTPPQPQAVVTHPQHYPTVIQQQPYVQKGQQKGRAPPGTGQMEAPGDRQRRVTVKEENLDQAYLDDGELNEIIRKDLTGVQARGQT; this is encoded by the exons ATGACCTCTTTTTACGACGAGAAAGATTTGGAGGAAGAGCTCAGTCGAGTCAACTGCCCTGATGACGATTTGGAGTTTGAGTACTTGTTTGAATATGAACCGCCTTGCAGCGATTTTTCTGGAGGAGATCAAG ATGACCCCAACCTTGCATCTCACAAAGTCCTCAGCCCTGAGTCTGAGCAGGCTTTCCCTCTGGAGGAGGCCTCCCCTTACGGCATCAAGTCCTGCAGTCCCTCCtacagtgaacacaacactgaggTTCTCTCGGGATATGAGAACCAGGAGCCCAGAAACTACCTGGACGGTACCCGACCTGCAGGCCTGGCCCTGAGCCCGCGGATCGAAATCACCCCCTCCCGTGAGCACTACAACCATGGTCGGGACTCCCTGCAGAACCACCTCCTGAACATTAGCCCCAGACCCACCCTCACTGTGCCTGGCCATGAAAACCTTGCCTACCGTGAGCCCCAGTGCCTGAGTCCCGCCAGCAGCAACTCCTCCACCAGCTGGCACTCAGAGAATTACTCCCCCTGGGCGTCTCCTTGTGTGTCCCCCAGCAGCGGCCAGAACCCCGGAGACCTCTGCCCCAGGTTACAGAACATCCACACTGGTTCCCCGGGCACCTCTCCTCGCACCAGCCTAGCTGAGGACGGCTGCCTGAGACCCCGCTCGCCCTCCCCAAGACCTGGCTCCCGCAACACCTCCCCACAGGGCAAACGCACCTACGACATGTACAGGAATCCAGGCTTAGTCCCTGGGCACCGCTCCCGCAGTCCCTCCCCCCTCAGCGGCCATGAAGATCACAACATAGGTGCCCACTATACACACAGCAGCCTTGCTGATGCCATGAATGGTTTTGGCAGTGGCCAGCCAGGCCTGGTGCCCACTAAAATAGTCAAGACGTCCAACCAGATTTACACTCTGTACCCAGAGAACCACGTAGAAGGGAACTACTTGGTGTCCTGCGACCAGGACTTAAAAACCAAGCCTGCTGCAGAGCCTTTCTTTGTTATCCCCCCAATCTGGTCCAAGCCGCTGGTTTCAAGCATCTGCAG CATCCCCGTGGCTTCTCTCCCCCCGTTGGAATGGCCGATCCCCCGTCGCACAGACCAGTATGAACTCCACATTGAGGTGCAGCCCAAGCCACACCACAGAGCTCACTATGAGACAGAGGGAAGCAGGGGTGCAGTCAAAGCCACCACAGGAGGACATCCTGTTGTGCAG TTACATGGCTACAGAGGCAAGGAGCCACTTGGCCTGCAGATCTTCATTGGTACAGCCGATGAGCGCATCCTCAAGCCCCACGCCTTTTATCAAGTCCACCGCATCACTGGCAAGACAGTTACGACCACCAGCTTTGAGAAGATTATCCACGGCACCAAAGTCCTTGAGATCCCCCTGGAGCCAAAGAACAACATGAAAGCAAT AATCGACTGTGCTGGGATCCTGAAGCTCAGGAACGCCGACATCGAGCTGAGGAAGGGCGAGACAGACGTCGGTCGGAAAAACACCCGTGTTCGTCTTGTGTTTCGTGTGCACATACCTCAGCCTGGAGGACAGCACGTCTCTCTCCAAGTGGCCTCGCATCCTATCGAGTGCT CCCAGCGTTCAGCACATGAGCTTCCCATGGTGGAGAAGCAGGACATGGACAGCTGCTCTGTTCTGGGAGGCCAGCAGATGATCCTGACTGGGCAGAACTTCAGCTCTGATTCCAAGGTCATTTTTATGGAGAAAACCCAGG ATGGGCAGCAAATCTGGGAAATGGAAGCAACAGTGGACAAAGATAAGAGCCAGCCT AGTATGCTGTTTGTGGAGGTGCCGTCCTACCGAGACACGTCTGTCTGCCATTCTGTCAAAGTGAACTTCTACGTCATTAACGGCAAGAGGAAGCGCAGCCAGCCTCAACATTTCACCTACACACCACTGGCAT CTCCATCCATCAAGACAGAGCCTATAGATGAGTATGAAGCAGACCACATGGGTTTTGCCATGCCTCAGATCTTGGGCTTATCCCCTCATCCCTACTACAATAACCCACGCAGCGTCCTCCATCCAGACAACGGCCTGGTCTCCGGCATGGCCTCCTGCCAGCGTCTCAGCTCCAGCCTTCCAAGCCAAGACACACGTTTCCAACAGCAAAGCCCCGCCATCGTCTTCTCCCGTGGGGGCAAGAGTCTGAGCGGCAGCCCTGGCCTTTATCAGCAGACTGGAGGGATGATGCCTGACCCCCACAGGTCGGTCCTGGTCCACACAGGCTCCCCGGCTCAATCTGTAGGTCCCATTGGTGCAGGCCAGCACCCTTCCATCATCCAGTTCTCCCCCACCAACCACCATCTGCTTCGGGCAGAAGACCCTCAAGCGCTCACTGCTCCACAGCCTGACAACCAGCAGATCATCTACTGTGATGGCTACTCCCCACAGGCAGCTGCCGCCCACTCACCCACACCCCCCCAGCCTCAGGCAGTAGTGACCCACCCTCAGCACTATCCCACCGTGATCCAGCAGCAGCCCTACGTGCAGAAGGGTCAGCAGAAAGGCCGGGCTCCGCCTGGCACGGGGCAGATGGAGGCtccaggagacagacagaggagggtGACGGTCAAGGAGGAGAACTTGGACCAGGCCTACCTAGATGATGGTGAGT TGAATGAGATCATAAGAAAGGATCTGACGGGTGTCCAGGCCAGAGGGCAGACATAG
- the nfatc2a gene encoding nuclear factor of activated T-cells, cytoplasmic 2 isoform X2, with product MTSFYDEKDLEEELSRVNCPDDDLEFEYLFEYEPPCSDFSGGDQDDPNLASHKVLSPESEQAFPLEEASPYGIKSCSPSYSEHNTEVLSGYENQEPRNYLDGTRPAGLALSPRIEITPSREHYNHGRDSLQNHLLNISPRPTLTVPGHENLAYREPQCLSPASSNSSTSWHSENYSPWASPCVSPSSGQNPGDLCPRLQNIHTGSPGTSPRTSLAEDGCLRPRSPSPRPGSRNTSPQGKRTYDMYRNPGLVPGHRSRSPSPLSGHEDHNIGAHYTHSSLADAMNGFGSGQPGLVPTKIVKTSNQIYTLYPENHVEGNYLVSCDQDLKTKPAAEPFFVIPPIWSKPLVSSICSIPVASLPPLEWPIPRRTDQYELHIEVQPKPHHRAHYETEGSRGAVKATTGGHPVVQLHGYRGKEPLGLQIFIGTADERILKPHAFYQVHRITGKTVTTTSFEKIIHGTKVLEIPLEPKNNMKAIIDCAGILKLRNADIELRKGETDVGRKNTRVRLVFRVHIPQPGGQHVSLQVASHPIECCKQLHIKHIYTQRSAHELPMVEKQDMDSCSVLGGQQMILTGQNFSSDSKVIFMEKTQDGQQIWEMEATVDKDKSQPSMLFVEVPSYRDTSVCHSVKVNFYVINGKRKRSQPQHFTYTPLACKNAAQPVCAPSIKTEPIDEYEADHMGFAMPQILGLSPHPYYNNPRSVLHPDNGLVSGMASCQRLSSSLPSQDTRFQQQSPAIVFSRGGKSLSGSPGLYQQTGGMMPDPHRSVLVHTGSPAQSVGPIGAGQHPSIIQFSPTNHHLLRAEDPQALTAPQPDNQQIIYCDGYSPQAAAAHSPTPPQPQAVVTHPQHYPTVIQQQPYVQKGQQKGRAPPGTGQMEAPGDRQRRVTVKEENLDQAYLDDVNEIIRKDLTGVQARGQT from the exons ATGACCTCTTTTTACGACGAGAAAGATTTGGAGGAAGAGCTCAGTCGAGTCAACTGCCCTGATGACGATTTGGAGTTTGAGTACTTGTTTGAATATGAACCGCCTTGCAGCGATTTTTCTGGAGGAGATCAAG ATGACCCCAACCTTGCATCTCACAAAGTCCTCAGCCCTGAGTCTGAGCAGGCTTTCCCTCTGGAGGAGGCCTCCCCTTACGGCATCAAGTCCTGCAGTCCCTCCtacagtgaacacaacactgaggTTCTCTCGGGATATGAGAACCAGGAGCCCAGAAACTACCTGGACGGTACCCGACCTGCAGGCCTGGCCCTGAGCCCGCGGATCGAAATCACCCCCTCCCGTGAGCACTACAACCATGGTCGGGACTCCCTGCAGAACCACCTCCTGAACATTAGCCCCAGACCCACCCTCACTGTGCCTGGCCATGAAAACCTTGCCTACCGTGAGCCCCAGTGCCTGAGTCCCGCCAGCAGCAACTCCTCCACCAGCTGGCACTCAGAGAATTACTCCCCCTGGGCGTCTCCTTGTGTGTCCCCCAGCAGCGGCCAGAACCCCGGAGACCTCTGCCCCAGGTTACAGAACATCCACACTGGTTCCCCGGGCACCTCTCCTCGCACCAGCCTAGCTGAGGACGGCTGCCTGAGACCCCGCTCGCCCTCCCCAAGACCTGGCTCCCGCAACACCTCCCCACAGGGCAAACGCACCTACGACATGTACAGGAATCCAGGCTTAGTCCCTGGGCACCGCTCCCGCAGTCCCTCCCCCCTCAGCGGCCATGAAGATCACAACATAGGTGCCCACTATACACACAGCAGCCTTGCTGATGCCATGAATGGTTTTGGCAGTGGCCAGCCAGGCCTGGTGCCCACTAAAATAGTCAAGACGTCCAACCAGATTTACACTCTGTACCCAGAGAACCACGTAGAAGGGAACTACTTGGTGTCCTGCGACCAGGACTTAAAAACCAAGCCTGCTGCAGAGCCTTTCTTTGTTATCCCCCCAATCTGGTCCAAGCCGCTGGTTTCAAGCATCTGCAG CATCCCCGTGGCTTCTCTCCCCCCGTTGGAATGGCCGATCCCCCGTCGCACAGACCAGTATGAACTCCACATTGAGGTGCAGCCCAAGCCACACCACAGAGCTCACTATGAGACAGAGGGAAGCAGGGGTGCAGTCAAAGCCACCACAGGAGGACATCCTGTTGTGCAG TTACATGGCTACAGAGGCAAGGAGCCACTTGGCCTGCAGATCTTCATTGGTACAGCCGATGAGCGCATCCTCAAGCCCCACGCCTTTTATCAAGTCCACCGCATCACTGGCAAGACAGTTACGACCACCAGCTTTGAGAAGATTATCCACGGCACCAAAGTCCTTGAGATCCCCCTGGAGCCAAAGAACAACATGAAAGCAAT AATCGACTGTGCTGGGATCCTGAAGCTCAGGAACGCCGACATCGAGCTGAGGAAGGGCGAGACAGACGTCGGTCGGAAAAACACCCGTGTTCGTCTTGTGTTTCGTGTGCACATACCTCAGCCTGGAGGACAGCACGTCTCTCTCCAAGTGGCCTCGCATCCTATCGAGTGCTGTAAGCAgctacacataaaacacatttaca CCCAGCGTTCAGCACATGAGCTTCCCATGGTGGAGAAGCAGGACATGGACAGCTGCTCTGTTCTGGGAGGCCAGCAGATGATCCTGACTGGGCAGAACTTCAGCTCTGATTCCAAGGTCATTTTTATGGAGAAAACCCAGG ATGGGCAGCAAATCTGGGAAATGGAAGCAACAGTGGACAAAGATAAGAGCCAGCCT AGTATGCTGTTTGTGGAGGTGCCGTCCTACCGAGACACGTCTGTCTGCCATTCTGTCAAAGTGAACTTCTACGTCATTAACGGCAAGAGGAAGCGCAGCCAGCCTCAACATTTCACCTACACACCACTGGCATGTAAGAATGCTGCTCAGCCTGTTTGTG CTCCATCCATCAAGACAGAGCCTATAGATGAGTATGAAGCAGACCACATGGGTTTTGCCATGCCTCAGATCTTGGGCTTATCCCCTCATCCCTACTACAATAACCCACGCAGCGTCCTCCATCCAGACAACGGCCTGGTCTCCGGCATGGCCTCCTGCCAGCGTCTCAGCTCCAGCCTTCCAAGCCAAGACACACGTTTCCAACAGCAAAGCCCCGCCATCGTCTTCTCCCGTGGGGGCAAGAGTCTGAGCGGCAGCCCTGGCCTTTATCAGCAGACTGGAGGGATGATGCCTGACCCCCACAGGTCGGTCCTGGTCCACACAGGCTCCCCGGCTCAATCTGTAGGTCCCATTGGTGCAGGCCAGCACCCTTCCATCATCCAGTTCTCCCCCACCAACCACCATCTGCTTCGGGCAGAAGACCCTCAAGCGCTCACTGCTCCACAGCCTGACAACCAGCAGATCATCTACTGTGATGGCTACTCCCCACAGGCAGCTGCCGCCCACTCACCCACACCCCCCCAGCCTCAGGCAGTAGTGACCCACCCTCAGCACTATCCCACCGTGATCCAGCAGCAGCCCTACGTGCAGAAGGGTCAGCAGAAAGGCCGGGCTCCGCCTGGCACGGGGCAGATGGAGGCtccaggagacagacagaggagggtGACGGTCAAGGAGGAGAACTTGGACCAGGCCTACCTAGATGATG TGAATGAGATCATAAGAAAGGATCTGACGGGTGTCCAGGCCAGAGGGCAGACATAG
- the nfatc2a gene encoding nuclear factor of activated T-cells, cytoplasmic 2 isoform X5, whose amino-acid sequence MTSFYDEKDLEEELSRVNCPDDDLEFEYLFEYEPPCSDFSGGDQDDPNLASHKVLSPESEQAFPLEEASPYGIKSCSPSYSEHNTEVLSGYENQEPRNYLDGTRPAGLALSPRIEITPSREHYNHGRDSLQNHLLNISPRPTLTVPGHENLAYREPQCLSPASSNSSTSWHSENYSPWASPCVSPSSGQNPGDLCPRLQNIHTGSPGTSPRTSLAEDGCLRPRSPSPRPGSRNTSPQGKRTYDMYRNPGLVPGHRSRSPSPLSGHEDHNIGAHYTHSSLADAMNGFGSGQPGLVPTKIVKTSNQIYTLYPENHVEGNYLVSCDQDLKTKPAAEPFFVIPPIWSKPLVSSICSIPVASLPPLEWPIPRRTDQYELHIEVQPKPHHRAHYETEGSRGAVKATTGGHPVVQLHGYRGKEPLGLQIFIGTADERILKPHAFYQVHRITGKTVTTTSFEKIIHGTKVLEIPLEPKNNMKAIIDCAGILKLRNADIELRKGETDVGRKNTRVRLVFRVHIPQPGGQHVSLQVASHPIECSQRSAHELPMVEKQDMDSCSVLGGQQMILTGQNFSSDSKVIFMEKTQDGQQIWEMEATVDKDKSQPSMLFVEVPSYRDTSVCHSVKVNFYVINGKRKRSQPQHFTYTPLACKNAAQPVCAPSIKTEPIDEYEADHMGFAMPQILGLSPHPYYNNPRSVLHPDNGLVSGMASCQRLSSSLPSQDTRFQQQSPAIVFSRGGKSLSGSPGLYQQTGGMMPDPHRSVLVHTGSPAQSVGPIGAGQHPSIIQFSPTNHHLLRAEDPQALTAPQPDNQQIIYCDGYSPQAAAAHSPTPPQPQAVVTHPQHYPTVIQQQPYVQKGQQKGRAPPGTGQMEAPGDRQRRVTVKEENLDQAYLDDVNEIIRKDLTGVQARGQT is encoded by the exons ATGACCTCTTTTTACGACGAGAAAGATTTGGAGGAAGAGCTCAGTCGAGTCAACTGCCCTGATGACGATTTGGAGTTTGAGTACTTGTTTGAATATGAACCGCCTTGCAGCGATTTTTCTGGAGGAGATCAAG ATGACCCCAACCTTGCATCTCACAAAGTCCTCAGCCCTGAGTCTGAGCAGGCTTTCCCTCTGGAGGAGGCCTCCCCTTACGGCATCAAGTCCTGCAGTCCCTCCtacagtgaacacaacactgaggTTCTCTCGGGATATGAGAACCAGGAGCCCAGAAACTACCTGGACGGTACCCGACCTGCAGGCCTGGCCCTGAGCCCGCGGATCGAAATCACCCCCTCCCGTGAGCACTACAACCATGGTCGGGACTCCCTGCAGAACCACCTCCTGAACATTAGCCCCAGACCCACCCTCACTGTGCCTGGCCATGAAAACCTTGCCTACCGTGAGCCCCAGTGCCTGAGTCCCGCCAGCAGCAACTCCTCCACCAGCTGGCACTCAGAGAATTACTCCCCCTGGGCGTCTCCTTGTGTGTCCCCCAGCAGCGGCCAGAACCCCGGAGACCTCTGCCCCAGGTTACAGAACATCCACACTGGTTCCCCGGGCACCTCTCCTCGCACCAGCCTAGCTGAGGACGGCTGCCTGAGACCCCGCTCGCCCTCCCCAAGACCTGGCTCCCGCAACACCTCCCCACAGGGCAAACGCACCTACGACATGTACAGGAATCCAGGCTTAGTCCCTGGGCACCGCTCCCGCAGTCCCTCCCCCCTCAGCGGCCATGAAGATCACAACATAGGTGCCCACTATACACACAGCAGCCTTGCTGATGCCATGAATGGTTTTGGCAGTGGCCAGCCAGGCCTGGTGCCCACTAAAATAGTCAAGACGTCCAACCAGATTTACACTCTGTACCCAGAGAACCACGTAGAAGGGAACTACTTGGTGTCCTGCGACCAGGACTTAAAAACCAAGCCTGCTGCAGAGCCTTTCTTTGTTATCCCCCCAATCTGGTCCAAGCCGCTGGTTTCAAGCATCTGCAG CATCCCCGTGGCTTCTCTCCCCCCGTTGGAATGGCCGATCCCCCGTCGCACAGACCAGTATGAACTCCACATTGAGGTGCAGCCCAAGCCACACCACAGAGCTCACTATGAGACAGAGGGAAGCAGGGGTGCAGTCAAAGCCACCACAGGAGGACATCCTGTTGTGCAG TTACATGGCTACAGAGGCAAGGAGCCACTTGGCCTGCAGATCTTCATTGGTACAGCCGATGAGCGCATCCTCAAGCCCCACGCCTTTTATCAAGTCCACCGCATCACTGGCAAGACAGTTACGACCACCAGCTTTGAGAAGATTATCCACGGCACCAAAGTCCTTGAGATCCCCCTGGAGCCAAAGAACAACATGAAAGCAAT AATCGACTGTGCTGGGATCCTGAAGCTCAGGAACGCCGACATCGAGCTGAGGAAGGGCGAGACAGACGTCGGTCGGAAAAACACCCGTGTTCGTCTTGTGTTTCGTGTGCACATACCTCAGCCTGGAGGACAGCACGTCTCTCTCCAAGTGGCCTCGCATCCTATCGAGTGCT CCCAGCGTTCAGCACATGAGCTTCCCATGGTGGAGAAGCAGGACATGGACAGCTGCTCTGTTCTGGGAGGCCAGCAGATGATCCTGACTGGGCAGAACTTCAGCTCTGATTCCAAGGTCATTTTTATGGAGAAAACCCAGG ATGGGCAGCAAATCTGGGAAATGGAAGCAACAGTGGACAAAGATAAGAGCCAGCCT AGTATGCTGTTTGTGGAGGTGCCGTCCTACCGAGACACGTCTGTCTGCCATTCTGTCAAAGTGAACTTCTACGTCATTAACGGCAAGAGGAAGCGCAGCCAGCCTCAACATTTCACCTACACACCACTGGCATGTAAGAATGCTGCTCAGCCTGTTTGTG CTCCATCCATCAAGACAGAGCCTATAGATGAGTATGAAGCAGACCACATGGGTTTTGCCATGCCTCAGATCTTGGGCTTATCCCCTCATCCCTACTACAATAACCCACGCAGCGTCCTCCATCCAGACAACGGCCTGGTCTCCGGCATGGCCTCCTGCCAGCGTCTCAGCTCCAGCCTTCCAAGCCAAGACACACGTTTCCAACAGCAAAGCCCCGCCATCGTCTTCTCCCGTGGGGGCAAGAGTCTGAGCGGCAGCCCTGGCCTTTATCAGCAGACTGGAGGGATGATGCCTGACCCCCACAGGTCGGTCCTGGTCCACACAGGCTCCCCGGCTCAATCTGTAGGTCCCATTGGTGCAGGCCAGCACCCTTCCATCATCCAGTTCTCCCCCACCAACCACCATCTGCTTCGGGCAGAAGACCCTCAAGCGCTCACTGCTCCACAGCCTGACAACCAGCAGATCATCTACTGTGATGGCTACTCCCCACAGGCAGCTGCCGCCCACTCACCCACACCCCCCCAGCCTCAGGCAGTAGTGACCCACCCTCAGCACTATCCCACCGTGATCCAGCAGCAGCCCTACGTGCAGAAGGGTCAGCAGAAAGGCCGGGCTCCGCCTGGCACGGGGCAGATGGAGGCtccaggagacagacagaggagggtGACGGTCAAGGAGGAGAACTTGGACCAGGCCTACCTAGATGATG TGAATGAGATCATAAGAAAGGATCTGACGGGTGTCCAGGCCAGAGGGCAGACATAG
- the nfatc2a gene encoding nuclear factor of activated T-cells, cytoplasmic 2 isoform X4 — protein MTSFYDEKDLEEELSRVNCPDDDLEFEYLFEYEPPCSDFSGGDQDDPNLASHKVLSPESEQAFPLEEASPYGIKSCSPSYSEHNTEVLSGYENQEPRNYLDGTRPAGLALSPRIEITPSREHYNHGRDSLQNHLLNISPRPTLTVPGHENLAYREPQCLSPASSNSSTSWHSENYSPWASPCVSPSSGQNPGDLCPRLQNIHTGSPGTSPRTSLAEDGCLRPRSPSPRPGSRNTSPQGKRTYDMYRNPGLVPGHRSRSPSPLSGHEDHNIGAHYTHSSLADAMNGFGSGQPGLVPTKIVKTSNQIYTLYPENHVEGNYLVSCDQDLKTKPAAEPFFVIPPIWSKPLVSSICSIPVASLPPLEWPIPRRTDQYELHIEVQPKPHHRAHYETEGSRGAVKATTGGHPVVQLHGYRGKEPLGLQIFIGTADERILKPHAFYQVHRITGKTVTTTSFEKIIHGTKVLEIPLEPKNNMKAIIDCAGILKLRNADIELRKGETDVGRKNTRVRLVFRVHIPQPGGQHVSLQVASHPIECSQRSAHELPMVEKQDMDSCSVLGGQQMILTGQNFSSDSKVIFMEKTQDGQQIWEMEATVDKDKSQPSMLFVEVPSYRDTSVCHSVKVNFYVINGKRKRSQPQHFTYTPLACKNAAQPVCAPSIKTEPIDEYEADHMGFAMPQILGLSPHPYYNNPRSVLHPDNGLVSGMASCQRLSSSLPSQDTRFQQQSPAIVFSRGGKSLSGSPGLYQQTGGMMPDPHRSVLVHTGSPAQSVGPIGAGQHPSIIQFSPTNHHLLRAEDPQALTAPQPDNQQIIYCDGYSPQAAAAHSPTPPQPQAVVTHPQHYPTVIQQQPYVQKGQQKGRAPPGTGQMEAPGDRQRRVTVKEENLDQAYLDDGELNEIIRKDLTGVQARGQT, from the exons ATGACCTCTTTTTACGACGAGAAAGATTTGGAGGAAGAGCTCAGTCGAGTCAACTGCCCTGATGACGATTTGGAGTTTGAGTACTTGTTTGAATATGAACCGCCTTGCAGCGATTTTTCTGGAGGAGATCAAG ATGACCCCAACCTTGCATCTCACAAAGTCCTCAGCCCTGAGTCTGAGCAGGCTTTCCCTCTGGAGGAGGCCTCCCCTTACGGCATCAAGTCCTGCAGTCCCTCCtacagtgaacacaacactgaggTTCTCTCGGGATATGAGAACCAGGAGCCCAGAAACTACCTGGACGGTACCCGACCTGCAGGCCTGGCCCTGAGCCCGCGGATCGAAATCACCCCCTCCCGTGAGCACTACAACCATGGTCGGGACTCCCTGCAGAACCACCTCCTGAACATTAGCCCCAGACCCACCCTCACTGTGCCTGGCCATGAAAACCTTGCCTACCGTGAGCCCCAGTGCCTGAGTCCCGCCAGCAGCAACTCCTCCACCAGCTGGCACTCAGAGAATTACTCCCCCTGGGCGTCTCCTTGTGTGTCCCCCAGCAGCGGCCAGAACCCCGGAGACCTCTGCCCCAGGTTACAGAACATCCACACTGGTTCCCCGGGCACCTCTCCTCGCACCAGCCTAGCTGAGGACGGCTGCCTGAGACCCCGCTCGCCCTCCCCAAGACCTGGCTCCCGCAACACCTCCCCACAGGGCAAACGCACCTACGACATGTACAGGAATCCAGGCTTAGTCCCTGGGCACCGCTCCCGCAGTCCCTCCCCCCTCAGCGGCCATGAAGATCACAACATAGGTGCCCACTATACACACAGCAGCCTTGCTGATGCCATGAATGGTTTTGGCAGTGGCCAGCCAGGCCTGGTGCCCACTAAAATAGTCAAGACGTCCAACCAGATTTACACTCTGTACCCAGAGAACCACGTAGAAGGGAACTACTTGGTGTCCTGCGACCAGGACTTAAAAACCAAGCCTGCTGCAGAGCCTTTCTTTGTTATCCCCCCAATCTGGTCCAAGCCGCTGGTTTCAAGCATCTGCAG CATCCCCGTGGCTTCTCTCCCCCCGTTGGAATGGCCGATCCCCCGTCGCACAGACCAGTATGAACTCCACATTGAGGTGCAGCCCAAGCCACACCACAGAGCTCACTATGAGACAGAGGGAAGCAGGGGTGCAGTCAAAGCCACCACAGGAGGACATCCTGTTGTGCAG TTACATGGCTACAGAGGCAAGGAGCCACTTGGCCTGCAGATCTTCATTGGTACAGCCGATGAGCGCATCCTCAAGCCCCACGCCTTTTATCAAGTCCACCGCATCACTGGCAAGACAGTTACGACCACCAGCTTTGAGAAGATTATCCACGGCACCAAAGTCCTTGAGATCCCCCTGGAGCCAAAGAACAACATGAAAGCAAT AATCGACTGTGCTGGGATCCTGAAGCTCAGGAACGCCGACATCGAGCTGAGGAAGGGCGAGACAGACGTCGGTCGGAAAAACACCCGTGTTCGTCTTGTGTTTCGTGTGCACATACCTCAGCCTGGAGGACAGCACGTCTCTCTCCAAGTGGCCTCGCATCCTATCGAGTGCT CCCAGCGTTCAGCACATGAGCTTCCCATGGTGGAGAAGCAGGACATGGACAGCTGCTCTGTTCTGGGAGGCCAGCAGATGATCCTGACTGGGCAGAACTTCAGCTCTGATTCCAAGGTCATTTTTATGGAGAAAACCCAGG ATGGGCAGCAAATCTGGGAAATGGAAGCAACAGTGGACAAAGATAAGAGCCAGCCT AGTATGCTGTTTGTGGAGGTGCCGTCCTACCGAGACACGTCTGTCTGCCATTCTGTCAAAGTGAACTTCTACGTCATTAACGGCAAGAGGAAGCGCAGCCAGCCTCAACATTTCACCTACACACCACTGGCATGTAAGAATGCTGCTCAGCCTGTTTGTG CTCCATCCATCAAGACAGAGCCTATAGATGAGTATGAAGCAGACCACATGGGTTTTGCCATGCCTCAGATCTTGGGCTTATCCCCTCATCCCTACTACAATAACCCACGCAGCGTCCTCCATCCAGACAACGGCCTGGTCTCCGGCATGGCCTCCTGCCAGCGTCTCAGCTCCAGCCTTCCAAGCCAAGACACACGTTTCCAACAGCAAAGCCCCGCCATCGTCTTCTCCCGTGGGGGCAAGAGTCTGAGCGGCAGCCCTGGCCTTTATCAGCAGACTGGAGGGATGATGCCTGACCCCCACAGGTCGGTCCTGGTCCACACAGGCTCCCCGGCTCAATCTGTAGGTCCCATTGGTGCAGGCCAGCACCCTTCCATCATCCAGTTCTCCCCCACCAACCACCATCTGCTTCGGGCAGAAGACCCTCAAGCGCTCACTGCTCCACAGCCTGACAACCAGCAGATCATCTACTGTGATGGCTACTCCCCACAGGCAGCTGCCGCCCACTCACCCACACCCCCCCAGCCTCAGGCAGTAGTGACCCACCCTCAGCACTATCCCACCGTGATCCAGCAGCAGCCCTACGTGCAGAAGGGTCAGCAGAAAGGCCGGGCTCCGCCTGGCACGGGGCAGATGGAGGCtccaggagacagacagaggagggtGACGGTCAAGGAGGAGAACTTGGACCAGGCCTACCTAGATGATGGTGAGT TGAATGAGATCATAAGAAAGGATCTGACGGGTGTCCAGGCCAGAGGGCAGACATAG